The window ATTATCGCATTGTCAATCCAGCGACCTTTACCATTCATGCTGATGGCAACTCCATACTCTTTCAACTGGGACGCCCACTTCTCTGAGGTGAATTGGCAACCCTGGTCTGTGTTGAATATTTCCGGTACTCCTTGTTTGATTACCGCTCGCTTGAGACAACGTGGACAAAATTCCGTACCCAGTGTTGTGGATAATTCCCAATCGATTATCTTTCGCGAATACCAGTCAATTATGGCAAAGAGATACACAAAACCTTTTCTCATTGGCACCTAGGTGATATCTTCGGCCCATACCTGGTTGGGCCGTACTATCGACAAGCTTCCTATGAGATATGGGGTATATGTAAGATGATTTGCCTGGAATAGTTGCCTGTCTACGAGGGTAAATCGCCTCAATACCCATGAGACGCAGTACCCGCTTCCGACCTATTCTGATACCCGTTACCCGGCGAAAGTACTTGCTCATCCGCTTGGGTCCTATTGTAGGATCCGCAAGGTGAATCCTGTCAATCAGCCTCATAAGCCGCTCGTTGACAGCTGACTCATTCCTGGGCTGATAATACAGTCTTGATCAATGAATTTTGAGTAACTCACATTGGCGACGGATACTCAGTTGAGAATTCCAGTCTATTTGTCTCGCCCTTTCAAAGGAATCCCCAACTGCTCGTACTTCTTTTTCGCGAAATTCCAACTCCATGGTCAATGGGTCGGCTTTGCGCTCTAGCGAAACTTTGTCTTTGGCTTGCGCATCGTTATCGGGTTAGTTGGGAAACAGTTCCGGCATACGCTCAAACAACTCGTTCCTCCATTTCCCGACAATTACCGGGTGGATCTCGAAATCTTTGGCAATCTCACTCTGGTTTTTTAGCCCTTGGATGGCTTCAAGGGCAACCTTGGCCTTAAACTCTGCTGTATGTTTTCGTCTTTTCCTTTTCATAGACCCTCAATGCAGCATGTTGAGGAATTGCTGGCATGTAAACTTAAGGGTGTTCCGAATACATGGGACCGTCTCTGTGGGTGGGACCAGAAGCCAGGTGGGAAGTGCCTGGCTGGCGGGCTGAGGTGGCGTTGTCGCACCATCCGTAAAAAGGCGTTCAACCGCTGATACCCATGAGCGGTCAATGACAAGCATTCAGCCCTGGCGGCTGTAAATAATCCTCAAGTGGGAGCTATCTCCTCAAAGTATGGAGCCTAACTGTCTCTGAGCCTGTATTCCTTCCCAATTTTTATACGTATACCATTCACTTTTTAGCTGGTGGATTATGCATGGTGTCAGCCGGTCTATCGGCCTGCATCAATTATCTTTTCTGTCTCGATCAAGAGCAGTGAAATCGGCTGAAGTGCCACGTATTACACATTTTATGCTCAAAAAAAGGATGTATTTTGGTAACCCCTTTCGATAAA of the Desulfosediminicola ganghwensis genome contains:
- a CDS encoding IS3 family transposase, with amino-acid sequence MRLIDRIHLADPTIGPKRMSKYFRRVTGIRIGRKRVLRLMGIEAIYPRRQATIPGKSSYIYPISHRKLVDSTAQPGMGRRYHLGANEKRFCVSLCHN
- a CDS encoding DDE-type integrase/transposase/recombinase; translation: MRKGFVYLFAIIDWYSRKIIDWELSTTLGTEFCPRCLKRAVIKQGVPEIFNTDQGCQFTSEKWASQLKEYGVAISMNGKGRWIDNAIIERF
- a CDS encoding transposase, which produces MKRKRRKHTAEFKAKVALEAIQGLKNQSEIAKDFEIHPVIVGKWRNELFERMPELFPN